The sequence TCCTCTGATTGCCGGATCGCCTTTGATCTGGCGTCATTCAGCAGATTGTCTGAAAAGCCCTGCCGTGACAGGCAGGTCGCGCAGGTCAAAGTCGATCTGGCGAGCAGGGACTCCAGCCGGTAACGGTTTTCCCAGAACGGTGCGAGTTGTCGACTCAGATCCGCGATGGGCTTGCGCAATACGCGCGCGAGCTCCACGCGCTGGCGGCGGATGCTTTTTTCCATGACATGTTGAGTATTATTTCCGTGTGCTGTTTGCGGAGGCCATCGAACGCGGTTAATGGCTACTTTACAAGGCATTGACAGACTGTAATTAGACACAATTCGCAATGTATTGCATCCCTTCTCACAACGTGACCTGGTGCACGGTTTGTCTGAACAGCCCGACACCAGAACCCGGCTAAGGGTTAAGCTGGATGCCACAATATGCCAGGACAACGGCATGTTTTGGCCGAAGCTCGAAAATCTGATATTTCAGGATAGCGGTGGCGCCAGATGCCGAGATTATTCAGAACCGATAAACCCTTATCCGTCCTCCGGGGGTGGTGAGTTTGCCGCAAGAGCATGGACTGACTATATTCCTCCCTGATACCTGGTCCGCCTTTATAAGGAGTGTGATGAGATGCACTACCATGGAAGCTGCCATTGCGGCGCAGTCGGCTTTTCATTCGAGGCCGAGCCGATCGATAAAGGCCTGCGCTGTAATTGTTCCCTGTGCTCGCGCAAGGGCGCGATGATGTCGCCTTGGCGTCGGCGCCTATCAAAAGAGCCTCGGCGGTGCCGTAACCGCCAATCCCGGCAGCGCGATGACCGCGGTCTCCAATCCGGCCGGCCTGGCCCGCGTCGGGTCCCGGGCAAACCAGAACCTGACAGTCTCTGCCGACATCAAGTGGATCAACTGGTCGGATACCATGGACAAGCTGTCGGTCAAGGGATCGGGTGGGTACGAGTTTCCGATGAACCCGGGCTGGGAGGATCAGACCATCTACGCGCTGGGTGTCGCCTATGATGCCAGTGAACGCGTGACGCTGCGGGCCGGTTACAATTATGCCGAGGCGCCGTTCGATGAAGACAAGGTCAGTTGCAATCTTCTTCTGCCGGCCATTGTCGAGACCCATTACACCGTCGGCATGAGCGTCGCGCTCAATAACCATTGGGATCTGGGCTGGCACTACATGCTCGTACCGGAGAAGACCCTGACCGCCTCCGACAACGGTGCGAAGATAAGCCTCTCGGAGCAATCCATGGGGTTCAATATCGGTTCCCGTTTTTAAGCGTTAACCATTCCTGGCGACGGTTTTGGGCTGAGTGCGCGAGCACCAGCCCAAAACCAGTTTATATCATCTCTGTCTACTGATTTCCTGATAATGCCAATCACGAGTTGCAGCAGGCATCAGCCTGAACGCGACGACTCCTCGATGCCTGAACCTACCCGGTGATCGGCAGTATCATCTTTTTCCATATCGCCTTGTTCCGCCAGTGGGGCATTGCCCTCAGGGTCAGAACAATAGTAATAAAGAGTTGATTGGTAGTGCTGTTACCTATACCAGTAATGTGTTCCAGCCCGGCGCCGAACTGTTGTACCCCCAACCCCAAAGTGGTGACAATGCCGAAGACGGTGGCCAAAATTGCCAGCAGATCCACCATGTCACCGGCCCAGCCGTGAGTATGCTTGCCCAATAAGGGGTGCAGCGCCGAGCGTAGCGCCAGCGGCTGGCCCTTACGATAGCCGAAGTAGGCGAGGATTAACGCCAGCAGGGCAAATACGCCCCAGGCATTCAGTCCCCAGTGAAAATAGGTAAGAACCATCGACATATCCGCGGAGGCAGAATTGTTATCGCCAATCAAAAATGGATTATCGTTATAATGACTCAAGGGTTCGGCGACCGCCCAGAACAGCAGCCCGACGCCCATGCCGGCGGCAAACAGCATTGCGAGCCAGGAGAGGGTGGTGAACTCGGGGACTTCCTGATCGTGACCGAGGCGCACGTTTTTGTAACGCCCCATCCCCAGCCAGATCACCATGGCAAGAAAGAACGCCATAACGACTACATAATACCATTCCAGAAATGGGGTAAGAAAAGTACGACTGGAGGCAACGAAATGTTCGAGATCGGCTGTGCGGTAGAGGGCCAGCAGAGTGATAATCAGCACCCAGAGAATGGAGAGAAAAGCGGCACGTGGATTTAAGCCCTTGAAAGGGCCATGAGTGGCGACATTGTACATAGCGTCCTCCGCGGGCCTGTTTGTGGCTGAATTCGTCTGTTTGACCTGCCCTGCTATAGAATACCGGGTTATTATGCCGATGGTGAAAAACAGTTCAGCTCTGATAAAGCAGATCTGATTTTTGCCAGACGATTTCAGTATAAAGCGTTGAATAGGTACCGACAATCTACTATTTTTGCTAAATCGAAACATGAATAGCCGGCCAACCCGAACTGGATTATATGAAATGAAAAAAGTCATTCTCAGCCTTTTTGCTCTGGTAGTGATAGCGATTGCCGCTGCTGTCTTTTATGTTTTGACCAACCTTGATGCAATCGTCAAAGACACCATTGAGAAATACGGATCCGAGGCGACACAGACTGCCATCCGGGTGGACAAAGTCAAAATCAAGCTTACCGAGGGTGATGGGGCTGTCTATGGTCTGACCGTCGCCAATCCCGAAGGTTTTGAGTTGGCACATGCTATCTCCCTGGGTGAGACGGCGATGGGAATTGATTTCAAATCAATTCGTGAAGAGCCCTATGTGATTAACCATATTACTGTGCGGGGTCCCCGTGTTTTCTTCGAAGTCAACGCAAACACAAAAGCCAACCTGAATGAATTGAAGAAAAATCTCGTCATGAGTCAACCTGCCGCGAAGGAGAGTTCGGAAACAGAAAAGAGCGCTGCAAAGCAGCCACGGCTGATTATCCGACGAATTACGTTCGAGCAAGGCGGGATCGCCGCTAAAGTGACACCGCTCAACAAGGACTATGAGCTCAATCTCCCCAATATCAATATGACCGATCTCGGTGGCAGCCAGGGGGCAACGCCAGGTGAACTGACCCGGGAGATTTTGCAGCGGCTGATTGATGTCACAATAGATGAAATCAGGAAAAAAGGGATCGATGCCGAGCTGGATAAACTCAAATCCGAGGCCAGGGAAAAAGTAGAAGAAGAGAAAGCCAGGCTTAAAGACGAGGCGGATAGCAAGATCGACGAAGAGAAGAAAAAGGCGGAAGACAAGCTCAGGCGATTATTAAATTAGTTTGAAGGAGATTCATGACAATGCACGCGAGCCAATAAATCGAAAATGTTCTTTAT is a genomic window of Thiohalophilus sp. containing:
- a CDS encoding AsmA family protein is translated as MKKVILSLFALVVIAIAAAVFYVLTNLDAIVKDTIEKYGSEATQTAIRVDKVKIKLTEGDGAVYGLTVANPEGFELAHAISLGETAMGIDFKSIREEPYVINHITVRGPRVFFEVNANTKANLNELKKNLVMSQPAAKESSETEKSAAKQPRLIIRRITFEQGGIAAKVTPLNKDYELNLPNINMTDLGGSQGATPGELTREILQRLIDVTIDEIRKKGIDAELDKLKSEAREKVEEEKARLKDEADSKIDEEKKKAEDKLRRLLN